From the Manis javanica isolate MJ-LG chromosome 13, MJ_LKY, whole genome shotgun sequence genome, one window contains:
- the LOC108388467 gene encoding olfactory receptor 7G2-like: MSVLLDHKPGASVRLSAFPEDRPPSSTSRGCIENHSSVKRTRIINHMNHTDVPEFLLLGLTDDPELQHFLLGLFLSVYLVTILGNLLIILAVSCDPHLHSPMYSFLCILSLADICISTTTIPKMLLNIQAQNEHISYTGCIAQIGFVLFFGGFENCLLAAMAYDRHVAICHPLTYTVVMTPRLCAMLILLSLLLSIADALLHCLMVLRLSFCTNREIPDFFCELAQVIKLACSDTLINNFLMYFVGTLFAGVPVSGIIFSYTQILSSILRKPSVEGRRKAFSTCGSHLSVVSLFYGTGFGVYISSAVTDSSRKAAVASMMYIVVPQMMNPFIYSLRNRDMKEALRKIITRIHLSLMGSPALGLFFLKETK; this comes from the exons ATGAGTGTCCTCCTTGATCACAAGCCAGGGGCCTCGGTcagactgtctgcctttcctgAGGACAGACCTCCATCTTCCACATCCAGGGGCTGCATCGAGAATCACTCCTCCGTGAAGCGAACCAG AATCATCAACCACATGAATCACACAGATGTTCCAGAATTCCTCCTCCTGGGGTTGACAGACGATCCAGAACTGCAACACTTCCTCCTTGGGCTGTTCCTGTCCGTGTACTTGGTCACCatcctggggaacctgctcatcatcctggccGTCAGCTGtgacccccacctccacagcCCCATGTACTCCTTCCTCTGCATCCTGTCCCTGGCTGACATCTGTATAAGCACAACCACCATCCCCAAAATGCTGCTGAACATCCAAGCACAGAATGAGCACATTAGCTACACCGGCTGCATTGCACAGATTGGTTTTGTCCTATTTTTTGGTGGTTTTGAAAACTGTCTCCTTGCagcaatggcctatgaccgccatgtggccatctgccatccaCTGACGTACACGGTCGTCATGACCCCCCGGCTCTGTGCTATGCTgattctgctctctctgctcctcagcatCGCAGATGCCCTGCTTCACTGTCTGATGGTGCTGAGGCTGTCCTTCTGCACAAACAGAGAAATCCCCGACTTCTTCTGTGAACTTGCTCAGGTCATCAAGCTGGCCTGCTCTGACACCCTCATCAATAATTTCCTGATGTATTTTGTAGGCACCCTATTTGCAGGTGTTCCTGTATCTGGGATCATTTTCTCTTATACTCAAATTCTCTCTTCCATTCTGAGAAAGCCCTCAGTGGAGGGTAGGCGtaaagccttttccacctgtgggTCTCATCTCTCAGTTGTCTCCTTGTTCTATGGGACAGGTTTTGGGGTGTACATTAGCTCTGCAGTTACTGACTCTTCCAGGAAGGCTGCAGTAGCCTCAATGATGTACATCGTGGTTCCCCAGATgatgaaccccttcatctacagcctgaggaacagggacatGAAGGAGGCCTTGAGGAAAATAATTACTAGGATACATCTGTCCTTAATGGGGTCACCTGCTTTAGGCTTGTTTTTCTTGAAAGAGACAAAGTGA
- the LOC140845866 gene encoding olfactory receptor 7G2-like, which translates to MEPRNHTDVSEFLLLALTEDPELQPLLLGLFLSVYLVTVLGNLLIILAVSCDAHLHTPMYFLLSSLSLADICISTTTIPKILVNIQAQNQHISYTGCIAQLCFVLFFVGFENCLLAAMAYDRYVAICHPLMYRVVMTPRLCVLLILLSLLFSAGDALLHSLMVLRLSFCRDQEIPHFFCEFYQVIKLTCSDTFINNFLIFFAVGLIGGVTIFGIIFSYGQIVSSILRMSKTGGKYKAFSTCGSHFSVVSLFYGTGFGVYISSAVTDSSRRTAVASMMYTVVPQMLNPFIYSLRNRDMKGAFRKLLRRIPLL; encoded by the coding sequence ATGGAACCCAGAAATCACACAGATGTTTCAGAATTCCTCCTCCTGGCATTGACAGAGGATCCAGAGCTACAGCCCCTCCTCTTGGGGCTGTTCCTGTCCGTGTACCTGGTCACCGTCCTcgggaacctgctcatcatcctggctGTGAGCTGTGACGCCCACctgcacacccccatgtacttcctcCTCTCCAGCCTGTCGCTGGCTGACATCTGTATAAGCACAACCACCATCCCCAAGATTCTGGTGAACATCCAAGCGCAGAATCAGCACATCAGTTACACTGGCTGCATCGCCCAGCTCTGCTTTGTCCTATTTTTTGTTGGTTTTGAAAACTGTCTCCTCGCagcaatggcctatgaccgctacgtggcgaTCTGTCACCCTCTGATGTACAGGGTCGTCATGACCCCCCGGCTCTGTGTTCTGCTcattctgctctctctgctctttaGTGCTGGGGATGCTCTGCTCCACAGTCTGATGGTGCTGCGGCTGTCCTTCTGCAGGGACCAGGAAATCCCCCACTTCTTCTGTGAATTTTATCAGGTCATTAAGCTGACCTGCTCTGATACCTTCATCAATAACTTCCTGATATTTTTTGCGGTTGGCCTAATCGGGGGTGTAACTATCTTCGGGATCATTTTTTCTTATGGTCAAATTGTCTCTTCTATTTTGCGAATGTCAAAAACAGGGGGAAAGTataaagccttttccacctgtgggTCTCACTTCTCAGTTGTTTCCTTGTTCTATGGGACAGGTTTTGGGGTGTACATTAGTTCTGCAGTTACCGACTCTTCCAGGAGGACTGCAGTGGCTTCAATGATGTACACTGTGGTCCCACAaatgctgaaccccttcatctacagcctgaggaacagggacatGAAGGGGGCCTTTAGGAAACTCCTCAGGAGGATACCTCTCCTTTAG